The genomic DNA CGAGGCCGCCGCTTCGGCGAAATCCATCCGGGCCCTGGCCTACACCGCCGGCTCCGACGTCGTCTTCGACTCGGGCCGCTACGCACCGGAAACCGGCGAGGGTCGCAAGCTGCTGGCGCACGAGCTGGCGCACGTGACGCAGCAGGAGGAAAACCCGGACTCGAATACCGTCCGGCGCTACTGCGATCCGACGACCCACACCTGCCTGCCGGGAACGGAACGGCCATGGTCCAGCGCAGCGGAAGCGCCGGCCGGCGAGATCCTGGAGTCGACGCTCCCCGCCGGTCCAATTTATCACTTTGAGGGGATCGCCCTGGCCGAGGACGCCGAATACGTATACCGCCAGCTCACCCAACTGGTGCTTGACTATAGAGACGCCGGCGCCGCAGCGAGTTTCGCCGAACGGTTGCGGCGTTTTTCCAGCGCCGACATCGAAAGCGAACGGCGGCGCGCCGAGGACTATCGGCGCGAGGGCACCCTTCCCGGCGGCGTTCCCCTGCCCGCGGCCCAATTGGAAGAGCAAGAAGCGCTGCTGGCGGTCAAGGACAGAATCCAGCCGATCGTCGACGCGGCGGCGGGGCGCATCCACAGCGAGAACCAGGTCAGCGAGCACCAGATCGAAACCATGGCCCGCGCCAATCTGAGCGAGGCATTGAGCATAAGCGAGGAGCGCGCGCTCGGCGAGCGCGGACGCTACGGATTGACGCCGGAAAGGACTGAGTATCGTCCGACAAGGGGAGACTACGGGGAACACGCCCTAGAAATCAGCAGCTACACGCCGGCGGGCATGGCTTCCAACGCCGCCACCGCCGGCTTGGCGGCGGCGGCCCGGCGGCTGCTGGGCGAGGTCCGTTCCATCCGCGCCCTGGTGGCGGAGCGCAACGGACTCCGGCAGACCGTATGCAGCGAGGTGGATTGCGAAACGACGATCACCGATCCGGCGCGTTTCGAACGCGTCAACCGCGACCTCGAGGAGCGGCGCCGGCAATACGCGCTTGCGCGAAACGAAGTTGAGGCGGATTACCCCATCCTGGCGGCTTACACGACGATTGAATCGGACGCCTACATCGACATCGACGGCGTCATCGACGACCTCAATACGATCGCTTCGGGACGTTCCCCCTCGGCCGCCAGGATGTTGTACGGGGAAACCGAAGAGACGCTGAACAACATCCGTCGGGTGCGGGAGGCCGTCCGGGACGGCGATCTCTCCGTCTGGGATTTGCCCAACATCATCGCCCTCACCCGCGACCAGTTGGGAATCCGGGACGATGCCCGGATGGGGATCGTCTTGCGCTCACGGATGCAGGCCGCCGCGCAGGCCGCCCAGAACCGGGTGCTCGTCGACCTGGCGATCGGGCTGGTGGCGCTGGTGCTGGGGCTTATCGCCGCGATTCCCAGCGGCGGTTCCAGCCTGGTCGCCGCCGGCACTTTTATCGCGGCCGTGGGCGCGGCCGGAGTAAGCGGATACATGGCAGTCACGCACGCGCAGGAATACCTGCTGCAGGCCGCCATGAACGGCACCGATTTCGACAAAGCCCGCGCCATCTCTCAAGAAGAACCATCCTTGTTCTGGGTGGCGCTGGACATCGTCGGCGCAATCACCGACCTGCACGGCGCCCTGGCCGCGTTCCGCGCGCTGCGCGGGACGGTGCGGGCTGCGCTGGAAGCGCGGCGCGCCGGCAACGTGGTGGAGGCCGAACAGCAGATCCGCCGTCTCGTCGCCGACGCCGAAAGCCACGCGCCGGGCCG from Anaerolineales bacterium includes the following:
- a CDS encoding DUF4157 domain-containing protein, with the translated sequence EAAASAKSIRALAYTAGSDVVFDSGRYAPETGEGRKLLAHELAHVTQQEENPDSNTVRRYCDPTTHTCLPGTERPWSSAAEAPAGEILESTLPAGPIYHFEGIALAEDAEYVYRQLTQLVLDYRDAGAAASFAERLRRFSSADIESERRRAEDYRREGTLPGGVPLPAAQLEEQEALLAVKDRIQPIVDAAAGRIHSENQVSEHQIETMARANLSEALSISEERALGERGRYGLTPERTEYRPTRGDYGEHALEISSYTPAGMASNAATAGLAAAARRLLGEVRSIRALVAERNGLRQTVCSEVDCETTITDPARFERVNRDLEERRRQYALARNEVEADYPILAAYTTIESDAYIDIDGVIDDLNTIASGRSPSAARMLYGETEETLNNIRRVREAVRDGDLSVWDLPNIIALTRDQLGIRDDARMGIVLRSRMQAAAQAAQNRVLVDLAIGLVALVLGLIAAIPSGGSSLVAAGTFIAAVGAAGVSGYMAVTHAQEYLLQAAMNGTDFDKARAISQEEPSLFWVALDIVGAITDLHGALAAFRALRGTVRAALEARRAGNVVEAEQQIRRLVADAESHAPGRNLGRRISDHLAGETGHMRAPDLLEWQRGLNPETRAFLVDNPATRSAYETMSPAVRQILTNCSSLCVIPNLTRPQIHEVQQLLDRLLESGAALDGNIMIQLKIYFHIQQEDFPRALRLLRGVNTVEDLERQVLQGFRRRAMAPLGPAPAATPRNIAGTVSGGARLPPVRAGEDWLRASTRGRIGLIPEQIATQLRGQTFNNFDEFRAAFWQAVENDPVLSSGFNQANRTLMQSGLAPFGPGGQYQLHHITPLENGGPLYDLDNLMVVSDEFHISVHSTIPLNP